A region of Candidatus Hadarchaeales archaeon DNA encodes the following proteins:
- the mtnP gene encoding S-methyl-5'-thioadenosine phosphorylase: MRAEIAVIGGSGFYEISNVQMRKFDIKTPYGIVIGVRIGEIGGKKIAFLARHGESHSIPPHRVNYRANIWALHSIGVERILATSACGAINRRFKPGDFILVTQFLDFTKSRPSTFFEGGKSGVAHIDVSEPFCPQLRKVVKSVAENLGFKIREGGVYACMEGPRFETPAEIRALEKLGADMVGMTLVPECVLARELGICYSSVAIITNYAAGISRNILTHSEVLEMMKKKNEEIKKIFLSAIQKLPGERNCSCPKSVEIFGHSSKNSS, from the coding sequence ATGAGAGCTGAAATTGCGGTTATCGGCGGTTCCGGTTTTTATGAGATATCAAACGTTCAGATGAGAAAGTTTGACATAAAAACCCCATATGGAATAGTTATCGGTGTTCGCATTGGGGAAATTGGAGGCAAAAAAATCGCTTTCTTGGCCCGTCATGGTGAGTCTCACTCGATTCCTCCGCACCGAGTGAATTATAGAGCAAACATTTGGGCGCTTCACTCGATAGGGGTTGAAAGAATTCTTGCTACATCGGCATGCGGCGCGATAAACAGAAGGTTTAAACCGGGCGATTTTATTCTTGTCACGCAATTTCTCGATTTTACGAAATCCCGTCCTTCAACGTTTTTTGAGGGTGGAAAGAGCGGAGTCGCACACATCGATGTCTCAGAGCCGTTCTGTCCACAACTCCGGAAGGTCGTAAAATCAGTCGCTGAAAATTTGGGCTTCAAAATCCGCGAGGGAGGTGTCTATGCATGCATGGAGGGACCCAGATTTGAAACACCGGCGGAGATAAGAGCTCTTGAGAAGCTTGGCGCAGACATGGTTGGAATGACCCTAGTCCCGGAATGCGTGTTGGCTAGAGAGCTTGGGATATGCTATTCCTCTGTTGCGATTATAACGAATTATGCTGCGGGGATCTCGAGAAACATCCTCACACACTCGGAAGTCCTTGAAATGATGAAAAAGAAAAATGAGGAAATAAAGAAGATCTTCCTTTCAGCCATACAAAAGTTGCCTGGAGAGAGAAACTGTTCATGCCCAAAATCTGTAGAAATCTTTGGTCACTCCTCGAAAAATTCTTCATAA
- a CDS encoding helicase-related protein, whose product MTETTNILENPILRRELIEEREYQLKIAEEAIKKNVLVILPTALGKTIIAVLVAAHFLYNYRDKKVLVMAPTRPLVFQHWETFLKFLKIRQEDVEVLTGKTPPAYRMAAWNGKRRLYFATPQVVANDLERGLRLENFCLLVFDECHRSRKNYAYTKVAKSYVSQCPYPIILAMTASPGAEREKIEEICKSLFIEHIEIRTEEDPDVLPYTSRIKMEFFSVSLPPDYGEIKQALREMLDAKLKSLVEMGIIKKPSKYVFRTDLLEAGQKIREALSSGGGGALYQAILLQSAALSLYHALELLESQGVYTFRKFVEKLMRSRKRSHRLIIAELRERKLLDKILKLDIEHPKVEAVEKIVAEQLKINPSSRIIVFTQYRDTVNKIVERLRSLGIDSEKFIGQAKKEGEGMSQDEQRKILQAFKEGKVRVLVATSIGEEGLDIPSVELVVFYEPVPSEIRFIQRRGRTGRRKFGRVVILAAEKSVDTAYFWSTKRKLDKMKRLVKQLNKQLHPILRIGAPPTPAPLEPKEITELPPEEIELAEKERIKRFEREIAQISKRVVMGVLRRGIDGLPVQEISKELEEEGFSKSAIAESIDRLEATGQIRRRGDVLLPNTSKNGNLKTHTFEVEKVLPGKAILLVDGKWRSVLTPDQYNGPRELIRKGAKFSAEADLYQEDGKLHVRIISVDRILS is encoded by the coding sequence ATGACTGAAACTACAAACATACTTGAAAACCCGATTCTACGTCGCGAGCTGATAGAAGAAAGAGAATATCAATTAAAAATAGCGGAGGAAGCTATAAAGAAAAACGTTTTAGTCATTCTTCCAACGGCTCTTGGTAAGACAATAATTGCTGTTCTGGTTGCCGCTCATTTTCTCTACAATTATAGAGATAAAAAGGTCCTTGTAATGGCTCCAACAAGACCACTTGTCTTTCAACATTGGGAGACATTTTTAAAGTTTCTGAAAATCCGGCAGGAAGACGTCGAAGTTCTCACTGGAAAAACTCCACCAGCATATAGGATGGCTGCTTGGAATGGAAAAAGGAGGCTTTATTTCGCTACCCCGCAAGTTGTGGCAAACGACCTAGAGAGGGGTCTCAGACTGGAGAACTTCTGCCTGCTTGTCTTCGACGAATGTCACAGGTCAAGAAAAAACTATGCGTACACGAAAGTCGCGAAATCATATGTCAGCCAGTGCCCATACCCGATAATTCTGGCTATGACGGCAAGTCCCGGCGCAGAGAGGGAAAAGATCGAGGAAATCTGCAAGAGCCTGTTTATCGAACACATTGAGATAAGAACGGAAGAGGACCCAGACGTGCTACCGTATACAAGCAGAATAAAGATGGAATTCTTTTCTGTTTCACTTCCTCCCGACTATGGAGAAATCAAACAAGCTTTGCGGGAGATGCTCGACGCAAAGTTGAAATCTCTAGTTGAAATGGGAATCATAAAGAAACCTTCAAAATATGTCTTCAGAACTGACTTGCTAGAAGCGGGACAAAAAATCAGAGAAGCGCTTTCGTCTGGGGGTGGTGGCGCTCTTTATCAAGCAATACTCCTTCAGTCTGCTGCCCTCTCGCTTTACCACGCACTCGAACTTCTTGAAAGCCAGGGAGTGTACACGTTTCGAAAGTTTGTGGAAAAACTGATGAGAAGCCGAAAAAGAAGTCATAGACTGATAATAGCTGAACTAAGGGAAAGAAAACTTCTTGACAAGATTCTGAAGCTCGATATTGAACATCCGAAAGTGGAAGCAGTGGAAAAAATTGTTGCAGAGCAACTGAAGATAAACCCATCCTCCAGAATAATCGTGTTCACACAGTACAGAGATACCGTGAACAAGATTGTTGAGAGGCTCAGATCCTTAGGAATAGACTCGGAGAAATTCATCGGGCAGGCAAAAAAGGAAGGCGAAGGAATGAGCCAAGACGAGCAGAGAAAAATTCTGCAGGCTTTTAAAGAAGGCAAAGTGAGGGTACTCGTTGCTACGAGTATAGGAGAGGAAGGACTTGACATCCCTAGCGTGGAATTGGTTGTTTTCTATGAGCCGGTTCCGAGTGAAATAAGATTCATTCAGAGAAGAGGGAGAACAGGGAGGAGAAAATTCGGAAGAGTTGTGATCCTCGCAGCAGAGAAATCTGTTGACACGGCATACTTCTGGAGCACAAAAAGAAAACTCGATAAAATGAAAAGACTCGTGAAACAGCTAAACAAACAACTTCATCCCATACTTAGAATTGGGGCTCCGCCTACCCCGGCGCCACTTGAGCCCAAAGAGATTACAGAGCTTCCACCAGAAGAAATAGAATTAGCAGAAAAAGAAAGAATAAAGCGATTTGAAAGAGAAATCGCGCAAATTTCAAAAAGAGTCGTTATGGGGGTTCTTCGACGGGGAATTGACGGTCTACCAGTGCAAGAAATCTCCAAAGAACTAGAAGAGGAGGGTTTCTCGAAATCTGCCATTGCTGAAAGTATCGATAGACTTGAGGCAACGGGTCAGATTAGACGAAGAGGAGATGTTCTATTACCGAACACAAGTAAAAACGGAAATTTGAAAACTCACACCTTCGAAGTTGAGAAGGTTCTTCCTGGCAAAGCAATACTGCTTGTTGACGGAAAATGGAGATCCGTGCTCACGCCCGATCAATATAATGGTCCTAGAGAGCTCATACGCAAGGGAGCTAAATTCTCTGCGGAAGCAGACCTTTATCAAGAGGATGGAAAACTCCATGTCCGAATAATCTCCGTGGACAGAATTTTAAGTTGA
- a CDS encoding PQQ-binding-like beta-propeller repeat protein, which yields MKIMVSIPILLLFLQAVVATPEIAWRFSSDSCLSPPCVYEMLVFTGSDEGRLFALYAHSGKIRWSKQMDGKILASAACEGRVFVSTSEGIVCLSADHGDLLWRFEMKDPRRRALVVGGNSIFIISHEGYVVSLGFDGILRWEENLNEIVVTQPILLGDSLVIATFGGNLVFLDISNGAWRKTISIGRFCPVIFDFTIEENVAYLCSDNSLFAVSTNSGEVLWMRDLGCVTKPLVFKEGICVGTSKGLVFLNKETGETIWSTETKGKPFFVISETETLLVGTRTGFKNYDANGNLIWEMNVGAAVYPPVLLYGKIFALVSQKEILCIGSWGEVGETGKGMGYVYLAIAVACSFLFVLLDVLLPEKRIIRKKRVVKKAKCGKRKSGGVAGI from the coding sequence ATGAAAATAATGGTTTCGATCCCGATCCTATTGCTATTCCTACAGGCAGTTGTAGCCACCCCAGAAATTGCTTGGAGATTTAGCAGCGATTCATGTCTCTCTCCTCCTTGTGTTTACGAAATGCTTGTCTTCACAGGTTCAGATGAGGGCCGCTTATTCGCGCTTTACGCCCATAGCGGAAAAATCAGGTGGTCAAAGCAGATGGATGGAAAAATTTTGGCGTCTGCAGCATGTGAGGGAAGAGTATTTGTGAGCACATCCGAAGGAATCGTTTGTCTTAGCGCAGATCACGGCGATCTTCTGTGGAGATTTGAAATGAAAGATCCCAGGAGACGAGCCCTAGTTGTTGGGGGTAATTCGATTTTTATTATTTCTCACGAAGGCTACGTTGTTTCCTTAGGTTTTGATGGAATTCTCCGATGGGAAGAAAATCTCAATGAAATAGTCGTCACCCAGCCGATTTTGCTTGGTGATTCTTTGGTTATAGCCACATTTGGAGGAAATCTCGTTTTCCTAGATATTTCAAATGGAGCTTGGCGTAAAACGATTTCCATTGGTAGGTTCTGTCCGGTGATTTTCGACTTCACAATCGAAGAAAACGTGGCGTATCTATGTTCCGATAATTCTCTTTTTGCAGTTTCCACAAATTCAGGTGAAGTTCTCTGGATGAGGGATCTGGGTTGCGTCACAAAGCCGCTGGTTTTTAAGGAAGGCATTTGCGTAGGCACTTCAAAAGGTCTCGTTTTTCTGAATAAAGAAACCGGTGAGACCATTTGGTCAACGGAAACAAAGGGGAAACCGTTTTTCGTGATATCTGAAACAGAAACGCTCTTGGTCGGGACCAGGACAGGCTTCAAAAATTATGATGCGAACGGAAACTTAATCTGGGAGATGAATGTTGGAGCAGCGGTCTATCCACCTGTTCTTCTATATGGGAAAATTTTTGCATTAGTTTCCCAAAAAGAAATTCTTTGCATAGGCAGCTGGGGAGAGGTTGGAGAAACAGGAAAGGGGATGGGATACGTTTATCTAGCAATTGCTGTTGCATGTAGCTTCTTGTTCGTGCTCTTAGATGTTTTGCTTCCGGAAAAGAGGATTATTAGAAAAAAGAGAGTTGTGAAAAAGGCGAAATGTGGCAAAAGAAAATCTGGTGGGGTCGCCGGGATTTGA
- a CDS encoding winged helix-turn-helix domain-containing protein has protein sequence MGITEDIQWLKSDEGSLLTIFAIIAKSGPCSLRQIKMSYSKNGDWWPVKLYVKMLEEKKIVEEREGEYSLTEYGKKILETIKATEDLTAL, from the coding sequence ATGGGCATAACCGAAGACATTCAGTGGCTTAAATCGGATGAAGGCAGCTTGCTTACTATTTTTGCAATCATAGCAAAGAGCGGGCCCTGTAGCCTGCGACAGATAAAGATGAGCTATTCGAAAAACGGAGATTGGTGGCCTGTTAAACTGTATGTGAAAATGCTCGAGGAAAAGAAAATTGTAGAAGAAAGAGAAGGAGAATACTCACTAACTGAATATGGCAAAAAAATATTGGAAACCATAAAGGCTACTGAAGATTTAACCGCTTTGTGA
- a CDS encoding nitroreductase family protein, whose translation MDVFEAIHKRRSIRAFKQDPVCEEDLKKILEAAIAAPSAGNRQPWEFIVVRDAERKRELVEAALGQSFIEEAPVVIIVCANLARSSRVYGKRGEELYAIQDTAAAIQNMLLAAFALGYGTCWIGAFDEREVSRILKIPSGVRPVAIIPIGKPAEKPSKTPRLPLDEVVHRETY comes from the coding sequence ATGGATGTATTTGAAGCTATTCACAAAAGGAGGAGCATCCGGGCCTTCAAGCAAGATCCGGTATGTGAAGAGGATTTGAAAAAAATTCTAGAAGCAGCGATTGCAGCTCCAAGTGCAGGAAATAGACAACCATGGGAATTTATAGTGGTTAGAGATGCGGAGAGAAAGAGAGAGCTTGTAGAGGCAGCTCTTGGACAATCTTTCATAGAAGAAGCACCAGTTGTGATTATCGTCTGTGCAAACCTTGCAAGAAGTTCTCGGGTGTACGGTAAGCGTGGCGAGGAGCTTTATGCGATTCAAGATACAGCAGCGGCAATCCAAAACATGCTTTTAGCAGCGTTTGCCTTAGGCTATGGCACCTGCTGGATAGGCGCGTTTGATGAGCGTGAAGTTTCCAGAATTCTAAAGATTCCATCTGGTGTTAGGCCGGTAGCAATAATTCCGATTGGAAAGCCCGCAGAGAAACCATCAAAAACCCCTCGTTTGCCATTAGACGAGGTTGTCCATAGGGAAACTTATTGA
- a CDS encoding pantoate kinase codes for MDGLKHCAGGAAEKEILKAKVFVPGHISGFFQPFLHENPLRCGSRNCGPCTEAGVKTQVTLRKSEKRNIEIEINGKRCEAKTSRWVAEKLLPEGWSATIEHLTEVPVGAGFGVSGAGALGVSIGLVRALGLKMRRSEIIANAHVAEVICRTGLGDVNAQSTGGLVIGVKPGAPPYGKTRKMKLNGNFLIVCCTLGEIKTSSILREEEFIKRAKELGGDAMRRILASPTISNFLQISRDFAEKLGLMSKELREMCDMAVREGALGASQAMLGKTVFAFCNQKNAKTIENLFREVGGETLITRISKGGASSISFPMDNLV; via the coding sequence GTGGACGGTCTTAAACATTGCGCTGGAGGAGCTGCGGAAAAGGAAATCTTGAAAGCCAAAGTTTTTGTTCCCGGCCACATTTCCGGCTTTTTCCAGCCTTTTCTACACGAGAATCCTTTGCGTTGTGGATCTAGAAATTGCGGACCGTGCACCGAAGCAGGTGTGAAAACCCAAGTGACCCTGAGAAAATCCGAGAAGAGAAACATTGAAATCGAAATAAACGGTAAGCGTTGTGAGGCTAAAACAAGCAGGTGGGTGGCTGAAAAGCTTCTGCCGGAGGGCTGGAGCGCAACCATTGAACATCTAACCGAAGTTCCCGTTGGGGCGGGATTTGGAGTAAGTGGCGCTGGAGCGCTTGGTGTTTCAATTGGTTTAGTTCGCGCCCTCGGACTAAAGATGAGAAGATCAGAAATCATTGCAAATGCGCATGTAGCGGAAGTCATCTGTAGAACCGGTCTTGGGGATGTGAACGCTCAGTCCACAGGAGGTTTGGTCATTGGAGTTAAACCCGGAGCCCCACCATACGGTAAAACAAGAAAAATGAAGCTGAATGGAAATTTTTTGATAGTTTGTTGTACTCTCGGAGAAATAAAAACTTCCTCCATTCTAAGAGAAGAAGAATTCATAAAACGTGCAAAAGAACTCGGTGGGGATGCTATGCGAAGAATCCTAGCATCCCCAACGATCTCCAATTTTCTCCAGATTTCCAGAGATTTCGCAGAAAAGCTCGGTCTAATGAGCAAAGAACTGAGAGAGATGTGCGATATGGCGGTCAGAGAAGGAGCGTTGGGCGCAAGCCAAGCTATGCTCGGAAAAACTGTTTTCGCATTTTGCAACCAAAAAAATGCGAAAACAATTGAAAATCTATTCCGTGAAGTTGGAGGAGAGACCCTTATTACGCGAATATCTAAAGGGGGAGCAAGCTCAATAAGTTTCCCTATGGACAACCTCGTCTAA
- the coaBC gene encoding bifunctional phosphopantothenoylcysteine decarboxylase/phosphopantothenate--cysteine ligase CoaBC produces the protein MHPSRDIIGSKGKELLGKKIALGICGSVAAFKAPELARLLMRHGAEVRAVMTKSATEIISPNLMEWATGNEVIIELTGKIEHVETALWADVILVAPATANTIGKISQGIDDTTVTSLVSVALGLKKPVILVPAMHASMYEHPAVKENLAKIKKMGMVVVEPIVEEEKAKFPPIERIFWHVLCVLTKKDMDGLKVLVTAGPTVEPIDPIKFITNPSSGKMGIAFAKIAAARGAEVTLIYGPGTEPIPEDINVVQVRTTKEMKDAFDRALEEHPDIVVAAAAPLDFEVESPFERKLRHDQPVLLKLKPAPRILDDVKRKVPEAFVVGFKAEYFVSDEELENSGKRKLEEGGLDLVVANDVARPGAGFRADRNEVIIISKNMKSKMSASKEEIAWTVLNIALEELRKRKS, from the coding sequence ATGCATCCTTCAAGGGATATCATAGGTAGCAAAGGAAAAGAGCTTTTGGGAAAGAAAATCGCTCTCGGAATTTGCGGTAGCGTGGCGGCCTTCAAGGCACCAGAGCTCGCAAGACTTTTGATGAGACACGGTGCTGAGGTCCGGGCGGTGATGACAAAAAGTGCTACAGAAATCATATCTCCCAACCTGATGGAGTGGGCAACTGGCAACGAGGTCATAATAGAACTCACGGGAAAAATAGAGCATGTAGAGACGGCTCTGTGGGCGGATGTTATACTGGTAGCCCCTGCAACGGCAAACACCATAGGAAAAATTTCTCAAGGTATAGATGACACAACTGTGACATCTCTTGTCTCCGTTGCGCTAGGATTGAAGAAACCGGTAATATTGGTTCCCGCCATGCATGCTTCTATGTACGAACATCCTGCGGTTAAGGAAAACCTCGCGAAAATCAAAAAAATGGGAATGGTAGTTGTAGAACCGATTGTTGAAGAAGAAAAGGCGAAATTTCCACCGATAGAAAGAATATTCTGGCATGTTCTTTGTGTTCTGACGAAAAAAGATATGGATGGTTTAAAGGTTCTTGTCACAGCAGGTCCAACTGTGGAACCGATAGATCCCATAAAATTTATTACAAATCCGAGCTCCGGAAAGATGGGAATTGCCTTTGCCAAGATTGCGGCGGCTCGCGGGGCCGAGGTCACTTTAATATATGGACCTGGAACCGAACCAATTCCTGAAGACATAAACGTTGTGCAGGTTAGGACTACGAAAGAGATGAAGGATGCTTTTGATCGCGCGCTCGAAGAACATCCGGACATAGTTGTTGCCGCTGCGGCTCCCCTTGATTTCGAGGTTGAAAGTCCTTTCGAAAGAAAACTCAGACACGATCAACCTGTTTTACTGAAACTGAAACCTGCGCCGAGAATTCTCGACGATGTTAAAAGAAAAGTTCCGGAAGCGTTCGTCGTGGGCTTTAAAGCCGAGTATTTCGTCAGCGATGAAGAGTTAGAGAATTCAGGAAAAAGAAAACTAGAGGAGGGAGGCCTAGATTTAGTTGTAGCTAACGATGTTGCAAGACCGGGAGCAGGCTTCAGAGCGGATCGAAATGAGGTTATCATCATCTCAAAAAACATGAAAAGTAAAATGAGTGCAAGCAAAGAGGAAATAGCGTGGACGGTCTTAAACATTGCGCTGGAGGAGCTGCGGAAAAGGAAATCTTGA
- a CDS encoding phosphopantetheine adenylyltransferase, giving the protein MKNNNIKYKKVVVGGTFDYFHDGHKTLLRKAYEIGERVCLGISSDKMAELLQKDSAGVAPLAVRLLAVLHFLRENDWLGRTEITILEDPFGPAVDDPEAEAIVVSPETKCRAKEINEKRQKNNLPPLQIVEIPFVLAEDGKPISSIRIRYGEIDEHGKLIKQTRVG; this is encoded by the coding sequence ATGAAGAACAACAACATCAAGTACAAAAAGGTTGTGGTTGGCGGAACTTTCGATTACTTCCATGACGGACATAAAACTCTTTTGAGAAAGGCGTACGAAATCGGGGAGCGCGTTTGCTTAGGAATATCTTCAGACAAAATGGCAGAACTTCTGCAAAAAGACTCTGCGGGAGTTGCACCACTGGCAGTCAGATTGCTGGCTGTCCTTCATTTCCTGCGTGAGAACGACTGGCTGGGAAGAACAGAGATAACCATACTTGAGGATCCGTTTGGACCGGCAGTAGACGATCCAGAAGCTGAAGCGATTGTTGTCAGTCCTGAAACCAAATGTCGAGCGAAGGAAATAAACGAAAAAAGACAAAAGAATAATCTTCCTCCTCTCCAAATAGTGGAGATCCCATTCGTACTTGCTGAGGATGGTAAGCCTATTTCTTCGATAAGAATAAGATATGGTGAAATCGACGAACACGGAAAGTTAATAAAACAAACGAGAGTTGGATAA
- a CDS encoding glutamate-5-semialdehyde dehydrogenase, with translation MEVIEKAKKAREASLRLPNLSKDDRNRILLAIAKEIETQKARVLEENAKDIREAETMLERGEITKPVLQRLKLNEEKIADITKMIRSVAELPDPLGKTVYAMEMDDNLYVYKLTCPIGVICCIFEARPDVLPQISSLCLKSGDAVILKGGREAKYSNRVFFSIFKEKSEELGAPSGWIQLVEERWEVRELLKLDEYIDLIIPRGGKDFVKYIQENTKIPVLGHAEGICHVYVDEYADLEKALKICFDAKVQYPAVCNAAETLLVHSKIAKEFLPKLAELYKQAGVEIRGCPRVKEILPDVKLATEEDWRTEYLDLIISIKIVDSIEEAINHINIYGSKHTDAIVTENMKNALKFVSEVDSSSVMVNASTRFSDGYRYGLGAEVGISTSKIHARGPVGLEGLTTTKYVVIGNGHVVKDYIGAGARPFKHKPIKLDWKEVLKI, from the coding sequence ATGGAAGTAATCGAAAAAGCTAAAAAAGCGCGCGAAGCTTCATTGAGACTTCCCAATCTCTCTAAAGACGATAGAAACCGAATATTGCTTGCGATAGCTAAAGAGATTGAAACACAAAAAGCACGGGTGCTGGAAGAGAATGCTAAGGATATCAGAGAAGCGGAGACAATGTTAGAAAGAGGGGAAATAACAAAACCCGTGCTCCAAAGATTAAAACTAAACGAAGAGAAAATTGCTGACATAACAAAAATGATTCGAAGTGTTGCAGAATTGCCGGATCCATTGGGGAAAACTGTTTACGCCATGGAGATGGATGACAACCTCTATGTCTATAAGCTAACATGTCCGATTGGTGTAATCTGCTGTATATTTGAGGCGAGACCCGACGTACTTCCGCAGATTTCCTCACTCTGTCTAAAGTCAGGGGATGCTGTGATCTTAAAGGGGGGAAGAGAAGCAAAATATTCAAACAGGGTTTTCTTCAGCATTTTCAAAGAGAAAAGCGAGGAGCTCGGAGCTCCGTCCGGGTGGATTCAACTTGTGGAAGAGAGATGGGAAGTAAGAGAATTGCTAAAGCTCGACGAATATATTGATCTCATCATCCCCCGCGGAGGCAAGGATTTTGTGAAATACATTCAAGAAAATACGAAAATCCCTGTCCTTGGACATGCGGAAGGCATATGTCACGTGTACGTAGACGAATATGCGGATCTGGAAAAAGCGCTGAAAATCTGTTTTGACGCAAAAGTCCAATATCCCGCTGTTTGCAACGCTGCTGAAACTTTGCTCGTTCATTCGAAGATCGCTAAAGAATTTCTGCCAAAACTTGCAGAGCTCTATAAACAAGCTGGTGTAGAGATCAGAGGATGTCCACGTGTCAAAGAGATATTGCCAGATGTTAAACTGGCCACAGAGGAGGACTGGAGAACTGAATACCTAGATCTCATAATTTCCATAAAAATCGTGGATTCGATCGAGGAGGCAATAAATCACATAAACATCTATGGATCTAAACACACGGATGCAATAGTTACGGAAAACATGAAGAACGCTCTAAAATTCGTCTCAGAAGTCGATTCTTCGAGCGTAATGGTAAACGCGTCTACCAGATTCAGCGACGGCTATCGCTACGGACTCGGTGCCGAGGTTGGGATAAGCACGAGTAAAATTCACGCTCGTGGCCCAGTTGGACTTGAGGGACTCACAACAACAAAGTACGTGGTCATAGGAAACGGTCATGTAGTTAAGGATTACATCGGTGCTGGAGCTAGGCCTTTCAAGCATAAGCCAATAAAACTTGACTGGAAAGAAGTCTTGAAAATATGA
- the proB gene encoding glutamate 5-kinase, giving the protein MRTIHSRADLKKVKRMVVKIGTKSLTGENHKLDEEKIGKFVKDVMAVKKMGKEVLIVSSGAIGAGMGRMKITNRPRKLSALQAVAAIGQGILMQTYEKYFGEHEQVVAQILLSAEDFVDAERYKNFRNTAATLLKWGVIPIINENDTVATEEIKVGDNDILSAYVAKGVKADLLVLLSDVDGVYLGDPKKPESKIIGLVERVTPRIERAVLKSSKGFGGMFTKVQAARIVTEAGIAAVIANSREKNVLERILKGEEIGTLFLPRRE; this is encoded by the coding sequence ATGAGGACAATACATTCGAGAGCTGACCTTAAGAAAGTCAAACGAATGGTGGTAAAAATAGGCACAAAGTCGCTGACTGGAGAAAACCACAAACTCGATGAAGAAAAGATCGGGAAGTTTGTAAAAGACGTCATGGCTGTGAAAAAAATGGGCAAGGAAGTTTTAATTGTGTCGTCTGGAGCGATAGGAGCCGGGATGGGGAGAATGAAAATAACAAACAGGCCGAGGAAGCTTTCGGCTCTTCAGGCCGTTGCAGCGATCGGCCAAGGAATACTCATGCAAACTTATGAAAAATATTTTGGAGAGCACGAACAAGTTGTAGCCCAAATCCTTCTGTCAGCAGAAGACTTCGTAGATGCGGAAAGATATAAGAATTTTAGGAACACGGCAGCGACTTTGCTGAAGTGGGGAGTGATACCAATAATAAACGAAAACGACACGGTGGCGACCGAAGAAATAAAAGTTGGAGACAACGATATTTTATCCGCCTATGTTGCTAAGGGGGTAAAGGCTGATTTGCTCGTTCTGCTCTCCGATGTAGACGGCGTTTATCTTGGAGATCCCAAGAAACCCGAAAGTAAGATCATTGGGCTCGTGGAGAGAGTAACACCCAGAATTGAAAGAGCCGTTTTAAAATCTTCGAAAGGCTTCGGCGGAATGTTCACAAAAGTTCAAGCGGCCAGAATAGTCACGGAGGCTGGGATAGCTGCGGTTATCGCAAACAGCAGAGAAAAAAATGTTTTGGAAAGAATTCTGAAAGGAGAAGAGATAGGAACCCTTTTCCTGCCGAGGCGGGAGTGA